The nucleotide window AGCAAAAAGCCGCACAGATAAATGGCCAGAATACCGCTACCGCCTATTGCGGTGGTCAGGGCGAAAATCAGGATCCCGCCGCTCAGGGCCAGTAACGGATAGAGTCCCGCAGGCAGCGAAATCCGGTTGATCATCTGCTGCAGCAAATAACCGCCAGCAAGGCCGATGACAATACCCAGGCCGAACTGTTGCAAAATATGCCAGGCGAACATCCAGCTCAGACCGCTTTCATGCTGCTGGATCATCTCAATCAGGGTGATGGTGAGAAACACCGCCATCGGATCGTTACTGCCGGATTCAATTTCCAGCGTTGAGCCGACACGTTCGTTCAGCCCTTTACCACCAAGCAGGGAGAAAACGGCTGCTGCATCAGTGGAGCCGACAATTGCGCCAATCAGCAATCCTTCCATGATATTGAGATGGAAAAGCCACGCGGCCATCATGCCGGTCAGACCGGAGGTAATCAGCACGCCGACGGTGGCGAGCGACAGCGCCGGCCCTAAGGCCACGCGAAATGAACTCGCCTGGGTGCGCATCCCGCCGTCCAGCAGGATCACCGCCAGCGCGAGGTTACTCACCATGTAGGCGAAGGGGTAGTTATCGAATGGGATACCGCCGATACCATCGATACCGGCCAGCATGCCGATGGCAAGGAAAATAACTAAAATAGGTATGCCGAGACGTGATGACAATGAACTCAATAAAATACTACAGGTTACAAGCACAGAACCCAGAATAAACAGGCTGATTACCGCTGCGGCATCCAATGTTGTCTTACTCCCACCTCAATGTTAACGCTGTTATTAAAACCCTAACATATTAACGACCCAAACAGCGTTTAATTGAGGCGGTTTAAGGAATTTTTTAACCTTTAATAACAGGATGACCGCTAATCGTTAACCGACTGCCCGAATCATCGTGTGTCAGGATGGCCTGTGCACCCAACGCCAGGGTGACGGTTTGTTGTTCATGGCCGAAATCCAGCCCGGTAATCACCGGGATATCAAGACGTGAGCGGATGAACTCGACCATCGTTTCAAGGGAATAACCTGCGTCGTAGTCGTTCGGTGCAGAACCGCTAAAGCTGCCCAGCACGATGGCGGACTGACGGGCAAGAATACCGGCATGATAAAGCTGCAACAACATACGTTCGACGCGGAACGGATGCTCATTGATATCCTCCAGCACCAGGATACCGTCCTCGATTTGTGGCAACCACGGTGTGCCAATCAGCGACACCAGCATTGCCAGGTTACCGCCCCACAGTTGCCCCTCACACGCCCAGTGTGGCCCGTTGCCTTGCCACTCTACGTGGTAGACCGGGTTTTGCAGCGCGCGCCAGAAATGTTCCTGCGTAAACGCGTCCAGCTCCGGCGCACCGAAATTACCGGCCAGCATGGGGCCGCTAAAGGTGATGACGTTATGCAGTGCAAGCAGGCCAAGCTGGATCGCCGTGAAATCGCTGTGTCCGCAAATCAGCAGAGGATCCTGTTGTTGACGTTTTGCCAGCCCTTGCCAGTCGATGCTCTCCAGCAACCGGCTCGCACCATAGCCGCCGCGCACCGCGAGGACAATCTGATCCACACCCTTCAGGTTCACCAGACCGTTGATATCGTTCAGTCTCTGCGCTTCGGTACCGGCAAAGCGTTGCTGGCGGCGGGGGATAACCGTCTGATTTTCTACCCGGTGGCCGGACTCCAGTAAGCGCTGGACACCCCGCTGTGCCGCCTCCTGGTTAATGCAGTAGCCCGACGGTGCGATGAGATGAAACTGAGACATGGCAATTCCTTGCTGAATGAGAAACTAATTGTCTATATCATGCCGCTTATACGCTCCCTGCTTCAAGGGGCTGTATACCGCGATGACCGGCTATAAGGATAGATGACGTGAAATTGAGATGGTTTGCTTTTTTGATTGTGTTGCTTGCTGGCTGTAGTTCAAAACATGACTATCAAAATCCCCCCTGGAACCCTGAAGTACCTGTAAAACGGGCCATGCAGTGGATGCCGATCAGTGAACAAGCCGGGAAGGCATGGGGCGTCAGCCCACGTCTGGTTACGGCGATTATTGCCGTTGAATCCGGTGGCAACCCAACGCTTGTCAGCAAATCGAACGCGGTGGGGTTGATGCAGCTTAAAGCGTCAACGGCGGGGAAAGAGGTCTACCGCTACATGGGCTGGAGCGGTCAGCCGTCGACCAGCGAGCTGAAAAACCCGGAACGCAACATTTCAATGGGCACGGCGTACCTGAGCATTCTGGAGCATGGCGTGCTGAAGGGAATAGAAGATCCTGAAGTCATGCAGTACGCGCTGGTGGTTTCATACGTTAACGGTGCCGGGGCACTGCTCAGAACCTTCTCATCTGACCGCAAAGAGGCGATTGAAGAGATTAACGGCATGGACAAAGACGAGTTCTTTGAGCATGTCGTGAAGAATCATCCGGCACCACAGGCTCCTCGCTATATCTGGAAAGTGCAGAAAGCGATGGATGCCATGTAATGCCGTGATCGGGCGGCCACGCTGCCCGATATGCATCACAGCACTTTGTTGGCACGTTCCCGCGCCTCTCGCTCCAGAGAGAAAATAATGCGCTGCAGTTCGCGCTCAGCGCCAGGCCCCACGTTCAGGAAGCGGAAGCTCAGGCGTGGGGTGGTAATGGTTTCGTTTTTGCTGTCCACCACTTTACGCTCGCTGATGGCAATCAGCTGTGCATCGAAATAGAACCGTCCCCAGCCGCCCATATCCAGTTCGATTTGCGTGAATCGCATACCTTCCACCAGCCCCTCGGGCTTTGGCGTGTCCATCAGCGCACCCATGCCGCCCAGCGACAGGTCAAAGAGACGGAAGCGGAGCTCTTTTTTATCCGGCATTTTGGCCTTACAAAAATAAGCGGGGTGAAGCGGGGCGCTGATACGGAAATATTCACGGCGCTGAACAAACCAGAGGTTAGTGGGAAGCGGCGTGACGAATGCAGGCAGACCCTGGTATTCGTTCAGTTCCAGTCGCGGCATCACAAACTCTACCTTTGCACCCTGGGTTTCAGCCATCACGGAAATGTTTTCTGCCCGCATCACCGCGCGGTTTTCATACTCCTGGCTCCCCAGGTCGATGACCATACGCTCCGACGAGACATCAAGGATCTTGCTGATAAACTGATTGGTCGACCAGGTGATGCGCAGCGGCACCTCGCCTTTTTGCAGATCGCGTAATACCCCTAATACAGCCAGCGGATTTTGCTTCAGGAACTGCTCACTGTAATTTCTCACGCCAGATGGCTCCTCAGATATATGACAGACTGTCTTTGCGTTATCGGCAGTCTGAAATGGAACTTAATACAAACCGGTGAGTTTTTTTTCAGAATGGCGGTAATTTAAGTCGGTGAGATGAAACCGGTTTTCCGGTGGTGACCTATAATTAAGTTACCTGCGCGGAAGGTTTTCTGTGCATGGGTTAAACCTGCAAGAGGGCATTGCTATGGGTATCATCGCCTGGATTATCTTTGGTCTAATTGCTGGCGCTATCGCTAAACTTATCATGCCAGGGCGTGATGGCGGCGGCTTTATTTTGACCTGTGTCCTCGGGGTCGTTGGTGCGGTTGTTGGTGGCTGGCTGGCGACGATGTTTGGCATCGGAGGCAATATAAGTGGTTTTGATCTGCACAGTTTTCTGGTCGCCGTGGCAGGAGCCATTGTTGTACTGGGTGTGTTCAGACTGCTCAGACGGGCATAAGATTACTGAAAACGGCTCTCTCCTGAGGGCCGTTTTTTTGTGCGCATTACCCTCTCTGCTGTTTTTCGCCAGGGCTACTGTGCCACACTTTTCTCCGGTACCGTCCCGTGACTCGCTGCGGGCTGATTTTCAGGCACTGTGTCACACGGCTTCTCTTTTGGACACACCAGATCCAGCATCTTCAGCGTCACGCCGTTACTCCAGCCAAAACCATCCTGCAGCGGGTACTCACCACCACCACCCCCCGTACCAGTGGTAGACACATCATACTTCTCCACCAGTTTTTGCTCGCGGTCATAGGTGTGCTGAACATTTTTCAGGAAGCGCCACGTGACGTCCATCGCCACCTTGTTTTGTCCGTAGTTCTGTAACCCTTCCGTTGCAACCCACTGCAGCGGTGCCCAGCCGTTTGGCGCATCCCATTGCTGGCCACTGGTGACGGTGGTCGTTGAAATCCCACCCGGTTTAAGCAGGTGTGAAGCGGCAGCCGATGCCACTTTATCAGCACGATCCTGCGCTGCTGCCTTCACGTAAAGCGGGAACAGGGCCGCGGCCGTGAGCTGATTGCGCACCTGTTTACGCCTGAGATCGTAATCGGCGTACCAGCCCTCTTTTTCATTCCACAGGTGGTTTTCAATTGCTTTCTGGCGCGCGGAGGCCAGCGCCTCATATTTGCCTGCGCCAGCGGTATCGCCACTCTCCTTGCTTGCCCGCGCCAGCAGTTTTTCCATCTTAAACATCAGGGAGTTCAGATCTACCGGGACAATGCTGGTGGTGTGAATTGTACCAAGCTTATGTGGATCGTCCATCCAGCGGGAGCTAAAGTCCCAGCCTGAAGCGGCGGCAGAACGCAGATCGCGGTAGATTTCCGTTGCCGGGCGGTCAGGATTGCTTTTAGCGGTCGTCACATCATCCAGCCAGGACTCCGGGCGTGGCGTATCGCGGTCATCCCAGTAACGGTTGAGGACTTCGCCGTCAGTCAGTTTTACCACCCGTTTGTTGGCCTGCCCCGGCTGTAGCGCATCAGCCCCCGCCATCCACCAGGCGTACTCTTTCTCCATCTGCGGACGGTATTTTTTCAGCGCATCGCTGTCGTGCGTGGCCAGCAACTCCACCATCAGGGAGAAAAACGGCGGCTGAGAGCGGCTCAGGTAGTAGCTACGGTTACCGTTGGGGATATGCCCCCAGGTATCAATTTCCCAGGCGAAATTGTCCACCATATCGCTGATTTTATCCCAGTGGCCACTTTCGGCCAGACCCAGCATGGTGAAATAACTGTCCCAGTAGTAAACCTCACGAAAACGGCCGCCGGGCACGACATACGGTTTCGGCAGCGGCAGGAGTGAATCCCATCTGGAGGCTTTCTCAGTGGTTCGGGTCAGAACGGGCCAGAGATCGTCAATGTGCGCACGTAAACTTTGTCCTGCCGGGGGAACGTATTTTTCCCCCTCTGCTGGCAGGGTAAAGTTCATTTCGACAAAGTGACGTAAGTCAAAGCCGGACTGGGTGTGTTGCATCCGGTAATCCGCCAGAATCATCATTGGATCGCTTTTCGGGATCGCATCGGCAAAGGTCTTTTGATCGGGAAAGAGTCTGGCGCTCTGCACATCATTAAAGAGAGGGCCGAGCAAAATATCGGGCGGGCTTTTCTGGGGCGCTGGCAGAGAGTCTGCATAACCCAATGTGGTAACACCGAGCAGCGCACCTCCCAATGCAAGGCGCAAAAGGGATGGGCGTAATGTACGAGGTCGTATCATTGGTTCGTCTCCTGTATTCGCTGAGCAGCGTGACCGCTGTTGTCAATCACCTGAAAACCTTAGACGAATATGTGTGGCTGCGCGTGTTTCATGTCCCATTTTGCGCACATCCGGACGATTTACCGTTTAAACCTCTTCTGACGCCGGGATCGATTCCCTGAGCGAGCCTGGGGCATGTCCGATGATCCGCTTAAACGCCCGGCTAAAGGCCGCCAGCGATCCGTACCCCAGACGCAATGCCACCGTTTCGATGGGCTGATTTTCGTGGCGAATGTACTGAATGGCCAGAC belongs to Enterobacter cloacae and includes:
- the ycgR gene encoding flagellar brake protein YcgR, coding for MRNYSEQFLKQNPLAVLGVLRDLQKGEVPLRITWSTNQFISKILDVSSERMVIDLGSQEYENRAVMRAENISVMAETQGAKVEFVMPRLELNEYQGLPAFVTPLPTNLWFVQRREYFRISAPLHPAYFCKAKMPDKKELRFRLFDLSLGGMGALMDTPKPEGLVEGMRFTQIELDMGGWGRFYFDAQLIAISERKVVDSKNETITTPRLSFRFLNVGPGAERELQRIIFSLEREARERANKVL
- the emtA gene encoding endo-type membrane-bound lytic murein transglycosylase A translates to MKLRWFAFLIVLLAGCSSKHDYQNPPWNPEVPVKRAMQWMPISEQAGKAWGVSPRLVTAIIAVESGGNPTLVSKSNAVGLMQLKASTAGKEVYRYMGWSGQPSTSELKNPERNISMGTAYLSILEHGVLKGIEDPEVMQYALVVSYVNGAGALLRTFSSDRKEAIEEINGMDKDEFFEHVVKNHPAPQAPRYIWKVQKAMDAM
- a CDS encoding transglycosylase; amino-acid sequence: MGIIAWIIFGLIAGAIAKLIMPGRDGGGFILTCVLGVVGAVVGGWLATMFGIGGNISGFDLHSFLVAVAGAIVVLGVFRLLRRA
- the treA gene encoding periplasmic trehalase — encoded protein: MIRPRTLRPSLLRLALGGALLGVTTLGYADSLPAPQKSPPDILLGPLFNDVQSARLFPDQKTFADAIPKSDPMMILADYRMQHTQSGFDLRHFVEMNFTLPAEGEKYVPPAGQSLRAHIDDLWPVLTRTTEKASRWDSLLPLPKPYVVPGGRFREVYYWDSYFTMLGLAESGHWDKISDMVDNFAWEIDTWGHIPNGNRSYYLSRSQPPFFSLMVELLATHDSDALKKYRPQMEKEYAWWMAGADALQPGQANKRVVKLTDGEVLNRYWDDRDTPRPESWLDDVTTAKSNPDRPATEIYRDLRSAAASGWDFSSRWMDDPHKLGTIHTTSIVPVDLNSLMFKMEKLLARASKESGDTAGAGKYEALASARQKAIENHLWNEKEGWYADYDLRRKQVRNQLTAAALFPLYVKAAAQDRADKVASAAASHLLKPGGISTTTVTSGQQWDAPNGWAPLQWVATEGLQNYGQNKVAMDVTWRFLKNVQHTYDREQKLVEKYDVSTTGTGGGGGEYPLQDGFGWSNGVTLKMLDLVCPKEKPCDTVPENQPAASHGTVPEKSVAQ
- a CDS encoding muramoyltetrapeptide carboxypeptidase; translation: MSQFHLIAPSGYCINQEAAQRGVQRLLESGHRVENQTVIPRRQQRFAGTEAQRLNDINGLVNLKGVDQIVLAVRGGYGASRLLESIDWQGLAKRQQQDPLLICGHSDFTAIQLGLLALHNVITFSGPMLAGNFGAPELDAFTQEHFWRALQNPVYHVEWQGNGPHWACEGQLWGGNLAMLVSLIGTPWLPQIEDGILVLEDINEHPFRVERMLLQLYHAGILARQSAIVLGSFSGSAPNDYDAGYSLETMVEFIRSRLDIPVITGLDFGHEQQTVTLALGAQAILTHDDSGSRLTISGHPVIKG